The following are encoded in a window of Salinibacter ruber DSM 13855 genomic DNA:
- a CDS encoding acylase has protein sequence MRVLTARRASLAPAIALALLVAAGLSGCGVGQGPDETEILWDTWGVPHVYSSNTDSLMYAFGWAQMRAHGDRVLRLYGEARGRAAEYWGAEHLASDRRVRTLELPEHARRWAGNQDMPFGGYVEAFVAGMNAYAEAHPDRISESRTAVLPVKPRDVFAHTLRTVHATFVAGRDLRQAQRWRRAGSNAWAVGPSRSASGNAMLLTNPHLSWGDRFTWFEAQLTGPDIDAYGAALLGMPFPAVAFNDHLGWTHTVNPIDASDLYRLPLAGDGYRWNGRVRPFNTDTKVLKVKQPDGSLRADTLTVRRSVHGPVVGQRDGAALALRIAGLTQSKLFEQYWRMLRATNLSQFEAALRRQQMPMFNTVYADEDGHILYHFGGRVPERDRGGWSYWQGVVPGDTSATLWNAVHDYEDLPRVVDPPSGWVQNANEPPFTSTLPPRVDSAEVPGYMTPRAPAKSAYMFRPQRSIEMLEGDSSITFAELQAYKNDTRMLAADRLLDDLLPAARASDRERARRAADVLAEWDRTADAASQGSVLFARWLRAMVGGAEAPFATPYRPSAPRTTPDGLADPEAAVQTLAEAAQTVEDRHDSLDVPWGAVHRLVGPEGSYPASGGDGLFGLFRVLRFDEMEGGRRRATFGDSYVALTEFTKEGPRAKAVLPYGNASQPGSPHRGDQLQLYAEKKMRPVWHSRDSVRAHLERRVTF, from the coding sequence ATGCGAGTTTTGACTGCTCGACGCGCGTCTTTGGCCCCTGCCATTGCCCTCGCCTTGCTCGTCGCGGCGGGGCTCTCAGGGTGTGGCGTGGGACAGGGGCCAGACGAGACGGAAATCTTGTGGGACACCTGGGGGGTGCCGCACGTGTACAGTTCGAATACCGACTCGCTGATGTACGCCTTCGGCTGGGCGCAGATGCGGGCCCATGGGGACCGCGTGCTTCGCCTGTACGGGGAGGCCCGGGGGCGGGCCGCCGAGTACTGGGGCGCCGAGCATCTCGCGTCGGACCGGCGGGTGCGCACCCTGGAGCTTCCGGAGCACGCGCGGCGGTGGGCCGGAAACCAGGACATGCCGTTCGGGGGCTACGTGGAGGCGTTCGTGGCCGGGATGAACGCGTACGCCGAGGCGCACCCCGACCGCATTTCCGAGTCCCGAACGGCCGTCTTGCCCGTGAAGCCGCGGGACGTGTTTGCCCACACCCTGCGAACGGTCCACGCGACCTTCGTAGCCGGGCGGGACCTGCGGCAGGCCCAGCGCTGGCGGCGCGCCGGCTCCAATGCGTGGGCCGTGGGGCCGTCCCGGAGCGCGAGCGGCAATGCGATGCTCCTCACGAACCCGCACCTGTCCTGGGGCGACCGGTTCACGTGGTTCGAGGCGCAGCTCACGGGGCCGGACATTGACGCGTACGGGGCTGCCCTCCTCGGCATGCCGTTTCCGGCCGTCGCGTTCAACGATCACCTCGGGTGGACCCACACCGTGAACCCCATTGACGCCTCGGACCTCTACCGCCTCCCGCTTGCCGGGGACGGATACAGGTGGAACGGAAGGGTGCGCCCCTTCAACACGGACACCAAGGTGCTAAAGGTAAAGCAGCCCGACGGCTCCCTTCGGGCCGATACGCTAACGGTGCGCCGATCGGTGCACGGGCCGGTGGTGGGGCAGCGGGACGGCGCGGCGCTGGCCCTGCGCATTGCGGGGCTCACCCAGTCGAAGCTGTTCGAGCAGTACTGGCGCATGCTCCGCGCCACCAATCTATCGCAGTTTGAAGCCGCCCTCCGTCGGCAACAGATGCCGATGTTCAACACCGTCTACGCCGACGAGGACGGGCACATCCTGTACCACTTTGGGGGGCGGGTGCCTGAGCGCGACCGCGGGGGGTGGTCGTACTGGCAGGGCGTGGTGCCGGGCGACACGTCGGCCACGCTGTGGAACGCCGTCCACGACTACGAGGATCTTCCGCGGGTGGTGGATCCCCCGAGCGGATGGGTGCAGAACGCCAATGAACCGCCGTTCACGTCCACGCTGCCGCCGCGGGTGGACTCGGCGGAGGTGCCCGGCTACATGACGCCGCGCGCCCCCGCAAAGTCGGCGTACATGTTCCGCCCCCAGCGCTCAATCGAGATGCTTGAAGGGGATTCCTCGATCACCTTTGCCGAGCTGCAGGCCTACAAGAACGACACCCGGATGCTCGCCGCCGACCGGCTCCTCGACGACCTGCTTCCGGCGGCGCGGGCCTCAGACCGCGAGCGGGCCCGGCGCGCCGCGGACGTGCTTGCCGAGTGGGACCGCACCGCCGACGCGGCGAGTCAGGGGAGCGTGCTCTTTGCCCGCTGGCTGCGCGCGATGGTCGGCGGGGCGGAGGCCCCGTTCGCCACCCCGTATCGCCCCAGCGCCCCCCGCACGACGCCGGATGGGCTGGCCGATCCGGAGGCGGCCGTCCAGACCCTCGCGGAGGCCGCCCAGACCGTCGAGGACCGCCACGATTCGCTCGATGTGCCGTGGGGGGCTGTGCACCGGCTGGTGGGCCCGGAGGGATCGTACCCGGCTTCGGGGGGAGATGGTCTTTTTGGTCTCTTCCGGGTTCTCCGATTTGACGAGATGGAGGGCGGGCGGCGGCGCGCCACGTTTGGGGACTCCTACGTCGCCCTCACCGAGTTTACCAAGGAGGGACCGCGGGCGAAGGCGGTGCTGCCCTACGGCAATGCGTCCCAGCCCGGCTCGCCGCACCGGGGCGATCAGCTTCAGTTGTACGCCGAGAAGAAGATGCGGCCGGTCTGGCACAGTCGGGACAGCGTGCGCGCCCATCTCGAGCGCAGGGTGACGTTCTGA
- a CDS encoding DoxX family protein, with protein sequence MSLEDRLIKRLGLEPLDRHIAGWMQRNGLFVLRVGLAAVFIWYGILKPFGMSPAAELVRRTVYFVPPDLFIPILGWWEVAIGVGLLYRPLNRTAIFLLFLQMPGTLLPLVLLPEVCFTHIPWGLTLEGQYIVKNAVLIGAALVVGGTVRERAEKRERA encoded by the coding sequence ATGTCCCTGGAAGATCGTCTCATCAAACGGCTCGGCCTCGAACCGCTCGACCGCCACATTGCGGGATGGATGCAGCGCAATGGGCTGTTTGTGCTTCGGGTGGGGCTGGCCGCGGTCTTTATCTGGTACGGGATCCTGAAGCCCTTCGGCATGAGTCCCGCCGCGGAGCTGGTGCGTCGGACGGTGTACTTCGTCCCGCCGGACCTCTTTATCCCCATCCTGGGCTGGTGGGAGGTGGCCATCGGGGTCGGCCTCCTGTACCGCCCCCTCAATCGGACCGCCATTTTTCTGCTGTTCCTGCAGATGCCGGGCACGCTCCTTCCGCTCGTGCTGCTGCCCGAGGTCTGCTTCACCCACATCCCCTGGGGGCTGACCCTGGAGGGACAGTACATCGTGAAGAACGCCGTCCTGATCGGCGCGGCGCTCGTGGTGGGGGGGACCGTCCGGGAGCGTGCGGAGAAGCGGGAACGGGCGTGA
- the fdxA gene encoding ferredoxin FdxA has protein sequence MPYVVTEPCINCKYTDCVEVCPVDCFYEGPNFLAIQPDECIDCNACVPVCPVEAIYPDDQLPEEYEHYIQWNEYLSNQWRELGYNVTEKTGPLDDAEEWEDEEKSEEDILTWDV, from the coding sequence ATGCCTTACGTCGTCACCGAGCCCTGCATCAACTGCAAGTACACCGACTGCGTGGAAGTCTGCCCGGTCGACTGCTTTTACGAGGGCCCCAATTTCCTCGCCATTCAGCCGGACGAGTGCATCGACTGCAACGCGTGCGTGCCGGTGTGTCCCGTTGAGGCCATCTATCCGGACGACCAGCTGCCGGAGGAGTACGAACACTACATCCAGTGGAACGAGTACCTGTCCAACCAGTGGCGCGAACTGGGCTACAATGTGACCGAGAAGACCGGGCCCCTGGACGACGCCGAGGAGTGGGAGGACGAGGAGAAGTCCGAGGAAGACATCCTGACGTGGGACGTGTAG